A region from the Benincasa hispida cultivar B227 chromosome 10, ASM972705v1, whole genome shotgun sequence genome encodes:
- the LOC120088663 gene encoding zeaxanthin epoxidase, chloroplastic, whose product MELALHSLLSFSNYSSPPCISLTPSLHVSRPSSFSFHFRPRPRSLLQPLQASRWLLLPVGDGEWKHIGSKVEMPDAFEIVSNEVTVGRLPDKADIVIPVATVSALHARIKNQEDRLLVIDLDSTNGTFIDDKRLNPGVVAAVSSGNCITFGDIHLAMFQVSKLKTVEAATKIQEESEEPISDSETS is encoded by the exons ATGGAGTTGGCCCTCCATTCCCTTCTTTCCTTCTCCAATTATTCATCTCCCCCTTGCATTTCTTTAACCCCATCCCTACATGTAAGCAGACCCTCCAGTTTCAGCTTCCACTTCCGGCCAAGGCCACGATCACTTCTTCAACCTCTACAAGCTTCTCGCTGGCTTCTGCTACCCGTTG GCGATGGAGAGTGGAAGCATATAGGGTCTAAAGTAGAAATGCCAGATGCGTTCGAAATTGTGTCG AATGAGGTCACTGTTGGACGCCTTCCTGATAAAGCTGACATTGTAATTCCGGTTGCTACAG TTTCTGCTCTACATGCTCGCATCAAAAACCAAGAAGACAGGCTGTTGGTCATAGATCTAGACAGCACCAATGGGACTTTCATCGATGACAAGAGACTTAACCCTGGGGTTGTTGCTGCTGTATCATCTGGCAATTGCATTACTTTTG GGGACATCCATTTGGCCATGTTTCAGGTCTCAAAGCTGAAAACTGTTGAAGCTGCTACCAAAATCCAAGAAGAATCTGAGGAGCCAATCAGTGATTCTGAAACAAGTTGA